The following proteins come from a genomic window of Musa acuminata AAA Group cultivar baxijiao chromosome BXJ1-7, Cavendish_Baxijiao_AAA, whole genome shotgun sequence:
- the LOC135678570 gene encoding uncharacterized protein LOC135678570, whose protein sequence is MWWDEEFREEEEEEEEAEEEEQRESPVDFDFFSLLSKPKDYYKILEVDYDATEEIIRSNYIRLALKWHPDKKKEESATSRFQEINEAYKVLSDPVKRREYDEKGVCVVEDYNAIEYLNRYKGLILTCNGLGIRYPIW, encoded by the exons ATGTGGTGGGACGAAGAAttccgagaagaagaagaagaagaagaagaagcggaggAAGAGGAGCAGCGAGAATCTCCGGTCGATTTCGATTTCTTCTCCCTCCTGTCCAAGCCAAAG GATTACTACAAGATACTGGAAGTTGATTATGATGCTACTGAAGAAATAATCCGTTCCAACTATATTCGTCTGGCATTG AAATGGCATCCTGATAAGAAAAAGGAGGAAAGTGCTACTTCAAGATTTCAAGAAATTAACGAGGCATACAAAG TTTTAAGTGATCCTGTCAAAAGGCGAGAGTATGATGAGAAGGGAGTCTGTGTAGTCGAAGACTATAATGCTATT GAATACCTGAACAGATACAAGGGCCTGATATTAACATGCAATGGCCTTGGCATTAGATATCCAATATGGTGA